A portion of the uncultured Draconibacterium sp. genome contains these proteins:
- a CDS encoding acyl carrier protein has protein sequence MEVSVIQTEKIREFISEVSFTKPEELKDETLLFEQGIFDSLGFLNLISHITDEYGIEVADTELMPENFKSINAIVAFIDRKKSML, from the coding sequence ATGGAAGTTAGTGTTATACAAACAGAAAAGATAAGGGAGTTTATTTCAGAAGTTAGTTTTACCAAACCTGAAGAACTAAAAGATGAAACTTTGCTATTCGAACAAGGTATATTTGATTCATTAGGTTTTCTAAATCTGATTAGTCATATTACCGATGAATATGGAATTGAAGTAGCCGATACTGAACTGATGCCGGAAAATTTCAAATCAATTAATGCCATTGTAGCGTTTATTGACAGGAAAAAATCAATGT
- a CDS encoding oligosaccharide flippase family protein: MSYKKANNYWRKLLFVIQNQTISLKGETRGAKAKRHILYSFGIQGLSILIGLLYVPLLLDYLTQEKYGIWLTLTSILGWFSYFDIGLGNGLRNKLAESIALGNNRLGKKYVSTTYALLTGIFSVVLLFFHICNFFLNWNAILNTKSIDSHELYVLASIVFTFFILRFIFQLIVVIYKADQKPAFGKLVTTMGNLVSFIFVLLLTRFTIKGNLILLGTVISAIPVILLIAVSFFAFKRRYRIFSPSFREIDIKLSHSLLSLGVKFFFLQLTYIFVYSTSNIFVTQFFGPQEVAIYNIAFKYFQLPHMAFSIILIPIWSAVTDAYTKADFSWLKNTLKTLNIFSLVFGAGIIVMVLISNWFYLIWVGSEINVPMKLSISLGIYSIMQIVILPHSAFLNGIGKIKISLISTTIGMIIYLVLIYVFKDIYKDSTAIVMAINCTFIISAILQISQVHMLLNKKAVGIWNE; encoded by the coding sequence TTGAGCTACAAAAAAGCGAATAACTATTGGAGAAAATTGCTGTTTGTAATTCAAAATCAAACTATATCGCTAAAAGGAGAAACACGAGGGGCAAAAGCAAAACGCCACATATTATATTCCTTTGGTATTCAGGGATTATCTATACTTATTGGATTATTATATGTTCCTCTCCTCCTTGATTACTTAACTCAAGAAAAATATGGAATTTGGCTTACCTTAACTTCTATTCTTGGTTGGTTCAGCTATTTTGATATTGGCTTAGGAAATGGGCTGCGAAACAAATTGGCCGAATCGATTGCGTTGGGTAACAATAGATTGGGAAAAAAATATGTAAGTACAACATACGCATTGTTAACAGGCATTTTTAGTGTCGTTTTATTATTTTTTCACATCTGCAACTTTTTTCTCAACTGGAACGCAATATTAAACACCAAGAGCATTGATAGCCATGAGCTTTACGTGTTGGCATCAATAGTATTTACTTTTTTTATACTTCGTTTTATTTTTCAGTTAATAGTAGTTATTTACAAGGCCGATCAAAAACCAGCTTTTGGAAAATTAGTAACTACAATGGGGAACCTGGTTTCATTTATTTTTGTTCTCCTTTTAACCAGATTTACTATTAAAGGCAATCTTATTCTGCTAGGCACAGTAATAAGTGCTATACCTGTCATTCTTCTTATTGCAGTTTCGTTTTTTGCTTTTAAAAGAAGATACAGAATATTTAGTCCTTCATTCAGAGAAATAGACATCAAATTAAGCCATAGCTTATTGAGCCTGGGAGTTAAGTTTTTCTTTTTACAACTTACATACATTTTTGTTTATTCAACATCAAACATTTTTGTTACACAGTTTTTTGGCCCGCAGGAAGTTGCCATCTACAACATTGCATTTAAGTATTTTCAACTACCTCACATGGCCTTTTCAATAATATTAATTCCCATCTGGTCGGCAGTAACAGACGCTTATACAAAGGCAGATTTTTCATGGTTAAAAAATACATTAAAAACATTAAATATTTTTTCATTGGTCTTTGGAGCAGGAATTATTGTAATGGTACTTATTAGCAATTGGTTTTACCTGATTTGGGTTGGAAGCGAAATAAATGTCCCCATGAAATTATCTATATCTCTAGGAATTTATAGCATTATGCAAATTGTAATATTGCCACATTCGGCCTTTCTAAATGGAATTGGAAAAATAAAAATCTCTTTAATATCAACCACAATAGGCATGATAATCTACCTTGTATTAATCTATGTATTTAAAGATATTTATAAAGATAGTACTGCCATTGTAATGGCAATAAACTGCACATTTATAATTAGTGCAATCCTTCAAATTTCGCAGGTACATATGCTGCTAAACAAAAAAGCAGTGGGTATTTGGAATGAATAA
- a CDS encoding UpxY family transcription antiterminator has translation MYIGKLNYQWYVVYTRVNQEKKIAQLLDEQKIEFYLPVTKKLRHWCDRKKWIEEPLFKCYIFVRVSYKEFFKVADMPGVVNYVSFGKTPQSIPDTQLEDIKTIVKEREKEMVITRDRISKGIKAKVNFGPLKGVQGEIVKIYGHSRILIRLKAMGCCIHTNIAQDQVQFIDSETLNRNRNDIKCQLLYKKSLSTRV, from the coding sequence ATGTATATCGGAAAGCTTAATTATCAATGGTATGTCGTTTATACCAGGGTAAATCAGGAAAAAAAAATTGCACAACTACTAGATGAACAAAAAATTGAGTTCTATCTACCTGTAACCAAAAAATTAAGACATTGGTGCGATCGTAAAAAGTGGATTGAAGAACCTCTTTTTAAATGCTACATTTTTGTGCGAGTGAGTTATAAAGAATTCTTCAAAGTTGCGGATATGCCCGGAGTAGTTAATTATGTGTCATTTGGTAAAACGCCCCAAAGTATTCCTGATACACAATTAGAGGATATTAAAACAATAGTTAAAGAGAGAGAAAAAGAAATGGTAATTACACGAGACAGAATATCAAAAGGCATTAAAGCTAAAGTTAACTTTGGTCCATTAAAAGGTGTACAGGGCGAGATCGTTAAGATATACGGGCATTCACGAATTTTGATAAGACTAAAAGCAATGGGGTGCTGCATACATACCAATATTGCACAAGATCAGGTTCAGTTTATAGATTCTGAAACATTGAACAGGAATAGAAATGATATTAAATGCCAACTTCTGTATAAAAAAAGTTTGAGCACTCGTGTATAA
- a CDS encoding transposase, which produces MRNRRFTKNQITDILKEYENGTPIPKILEKYQISQATFYNWKAKYQRDYINDPEEIKKLKEDNERLRRMFVDISLENQKLKTLLAKYEESIKNAL; this is translated from the coding sequence ATGAGAAATAGAAGATTTACCAAAAATCAAATAACTGATATACTAAAGGAATATGAGAATGGTACACCCATCCCAAAAATTCTGGAGAAATATCAAATAAGTCAGGCTACTTTCTACAATTGGAAAGCGAAGTATCAACGAGATTATATAAATGATCCGGAAGAGATTAAGAAACTGAAAGAAGACAACGAACGACTAAGACGAATGTTTGTTGACATAAGTCTTGAAAATCAAAAATTGAAAACATTGTTGGCAAAATATGAAGAGTCTATTAAGAATGCATTGTAA